In the genome of Theobroma cacao cultivar B97-61/B2 unplaced genomic scaffold, Criollo_cocoa_genome_V2, whole genome shotgun sequence, the window TGATATTTTggttttcattctttttaatttttgtaagaataaaaaaaactctaaTTTGCAGAAAGGGAGAGAACAATAagaagagagggagagagtattttttgagagagaatttttttgagaaaaaataactCTCTTAATAAGCtggtgtgttttttttttttttaaaagagaaaGCTCTAattggggtttttttttaaaattatttttttaagattttatttttttaaaaaagttattttttaagaattttttacaaaatcttatttgactcaatttctatttttaaatagtaaataaattaaaaataaatcaagttAAATTGGCACTAAGAGACATTGGGTTTAACTTAAAAAGCCCTGGAGACATCCAATCCTTTACCCTTCCTCACAAAAGAAACCCTAAACTTCCCCGTAAACATAAAAACCCCTAGCCCTCGCCGCTCTCATTTTCTCCTCTCATCTCTAACCCAAAACCCCTTTCTCTTTTACGCCCAAAAATATGGCAGAAAGAGGCGGAGGAGAGCGCGGCGCTTTCAGGCGTGGATTCGGCGGCGGCAGATCGGACCGTGGCCCGAGAGGCAGACGCCGCGGCCGCAAAGACGAAGAAGAGAAATGGGTACCCGTTACAAAGCTCGGTCGTTTAGTCAAAGCCGGAAAAATTACATCTCTCGAACAAATATACCTCCACTCTCTCCCCATCAAAGAATACCAAATCATCGACCAGCTCGTTGGCCCCTCGCTGAAAGACGAGGTCATGAAGATCACTCCTGTCCAGAAACAAACAAGGGCCGGCCAGCGCACGCGCTTCAAGGCCTTCGTCGTCGTTGGCGATGGAAATGGACACGTGGGATTGGGAGTGAAGTGTAGCAAAGAAGTGGCTACGGCTATAAGAGGGGCAATAATTTTGGCGAAGTTGTCGGTGATTCCTGTGAGGAGAGGGTATTGGGGGAATAAGATCGGGAAACCGCATACGGTGCCGTGTAAGGTTACTGGGAAATGTGGGTCCGTTACTGTTAGGATGGTCCCGGCTCCTAGAGGTGCGGGCATTGTGGCTGCTAGGGTGCCCAAGAAGGTGCTTCAGTTTGCTGGTATCGAAGATGTTTTTACTTCCTCTAGGGGTTCTACTAAGACTCTTGGTAACTTTGTCAAGGTATTGACTGTTcgttataattatttgttgGGTTTTGTTATTTAAGATTGGTTGCGGATTTGCTTAGATCGATTTGGAAACTGGTTGTTAAATAAGtatgttaatattttagttTCCGAACTCTAGAATTGTTTGCTATTTGCTTGTTTGATGTGATTTATTGTAGCATAGTTGATTTGTTTGAAATATATTATTGATCTGAGCTATTAACATGTATGAAGTGGAATCAAGTGGATAGAAATTGTGATTTAGATTAGGTGGTTACTGATGCATTGTGGTTCTTCTCATGTTTTGGATTTTACTTATTCTTGATTTTATGTATACATTTTAGTATCAAGATATTGGTTTTGTGCTGGTTTGATGAAAgcatataaatattgtttcacTGTGCTACTCTTGGCTTCAATTTACCTCTCATTGATCCTGTatgattcttttttcttgggtTTTATCAAAGGTTATTTTGGAGGGTAGTAAATTAAGTTAGCAGGTAAGATGTTATTAGTAtgattttaattctttaagtGGTATAtcattcttatatttttagtttaaaaataatatagttTATGAATTATCGCCAAGGGAAGGTATGGTTTGGATGTGGATAACACTACTTGTCCACATGGACAGAATTGATGTTCTGTGATGatggttttggttttttcttttttagccATTATTCCATCCTTGACAACAATGCTAGGCTAATATTTCCAACCACACTAATAAACTTGGGATGCTTTACGGTTTTGTGatttatgcttttattatGTTTGCTTAGTGTTTAGGCTTGATGAAAACTGTGTTATGTGTTTGTTAAGAACTCCCCTAAACATATGCTTATAGATTTTCTACTCTTTGGGTGACAGGGCAACTATGTAGTTGGTGTTGAATTTGTGGATTGTTTTTTTGTGCTATTCCTATGATATTATTGCATATTGTTGCGTACCAATGCCGGAAAATATTTGTTATCGATTATTGGTAGATTAGCGTGCTTTCATACTTGATAGATGTTTATTTGCTTGTATGGTATTTTAGAGATGGTTATTCAGTTAGTGTTGATATctaattattgttttattattgcAAATGTAAATGCAGGCTACCTTTGAGTGTCTTCTGAAAACATACGGATTCTTGACTCCTGATTTCTGGAAAGAGACTCGCTTCACAAGGTCTCCATTCCAGGAGTACACTGATCTTTTGGGAAAGCCAGTGAAGCCCCTTGTACTTGAAGATGTGGAGAGGGTGGATGTATGATGGAGAGATGAAAGAGAGATCATTAAGAGGACACTTTAATGCTTAGGGTGTCGTAAATGAGGTTCTTTTTATGTTGGTAAGAGGACGGTATCTTCACCTTTTTTCAGTACTTGTTCTgaagttttgtttttctttataagaTTGTGGTCTCATGAGTTTCTTCGAAGTCTTTTACTTTGATGTGCAGCTTGTGAATTCATGCATTCATGCATTATGCTAGCGTGCTGGATTGgatttatgattaaatggtGGGATAATTTCACCTATGCTATTTCTATTTCATTCTGGTCTAATTGTTTTATTTGGATTTTGTCGTTTTGaaattgtattttattttggtttggttttttgttaaaatagaGGGAATGTTTTTGGTGTACATTTATGTAACatgaatgaataaaataatgtaaGGGAAAGATTGAAATGAAATAATCAAAGATTACGAAGTTAAGATGATGAAATGTTAGGGAACAATGCAAGGATGATACTTACAGACAGAGACAGTCATTAAAATGTTGTTAATATGATTTCTCTATTGGGCCCATACGAAGAAAGCCAACGTGGGCCTTGAGATGTTAGGGTGTCGTGGTATTCCTTTTCACAACACCAATATTGGGCATTCTTGGGTGATTCaggctttaatatttttcttttcaaattcacaaaaataaaGTAAGTACATCACTAATTATGATTCCATGAGTTTATATGACAACCATACATACTATTACTACTACATGTTTTGAATttgatattatatattttattaactcTTATTATGTGTCAGTATATTGATTTTGTAATTAGTCACAATTAGTCTTATAATGGTAGTTTGATTTTAGTCTCTCAACTATGccaatttaatctttttattctaattAGTCCTATACGTTCATTAAAACTAGATTTAAGACCATTGAAAACGGTGCTCAAGTTTTACAATATTTAACATGGCCATGTGGAGCA includes:
- the LOC18589858 gene encoding 40S ribosomal protein S2-2 gives rise to the protein MAERGGGERGAFRRGFGGGRSDRGPRGRRRGRKDEEEKWVPVTKLGRLVKAGKITSLEQIYLHSLPIKEYQIIDQLVGPSLKDEVMKITPVQKQTRAGQRTRFKAFVVVGDGNGHVGLGVKCSKEVATAIRGAIILAKLSVIPVRRGYWGNKIGKPHTVPCKVTGKCGSVTVRMVPAPRGAGIVAARVPKKVLQFAGIEDVFTSSRGSTKTLGNFVKATFECLLKTYGFLTPDFWKETRFTRSPFQEYTDLLGKPVKPLVLEDVERVDV